A single region of the Rhodospirillales bacterium genome encodes:
- a CDS encoding two pore domain potassium channel family protein: MNRLTRTAFDLYQGRSRHARRFRLGLLTFDLFIIAFFIVASMFPPGPWIWAIDGVIALLLILDFAARFTIARSKGRFFTDLTTLADIVVIATLLVAAFIDNWAFLRVLRALRLLRSYHVLRDLRERFAFFKANEGIIVSTVNLFVFIFMVTAFVYVLEAGVNSEINTYVDALYFTVTTLTTTGFGDITLEGSVGRMLAVVIMIVGVGLFLRLIQTIFRPNKVRYPCPDCGLSRHDSDAVHCKHCGRTLHIETEGD; this comes from the coding sequence ATGAACCGCTTGACCAGGACAGCGTTCGATCTCTACCAGGGGCGCAGCCGCCACGCGAGACGGTTCCGCCTCGGGCTTCTCACCTTCGACCTGTTCATCATCGCGTTCTTCATTGTGGCGTCCATGTTCCCCCCGGGGCCGTGGATCTGGGCGATCGACGGTGTCATCGCGCTGTTGCTGATCCTCGACTTCGCTGCCCGCTTCACCATCGCCCGCAGCAAGGGCCGGTTTTTCACGGACCTCACCACCCTCGCCGACATCGTCGTCATCGCGACGCTGCTGGTGGCGGCGTTCATCGACAATTGGGCGTTTCTCAGGGTGCTGCGGGCGCTGCGCCTGCTGCGCTCCTACCACGTGCTCCGCGATCTCCGCGAGCGGTTCGCGTTCTTCAAAGCCAACGAAGGGATCATCGTCTCGACGGTCAACCTTTTCGTGTTCATTTTCATGGTGACCGCGTTCGTCTACGTGCTGGAGGCCGGCGTCAATTCGGAGATCAACACTTACGTCGACGCGCTTTATTTCACGGTAACCACGCTCACCACCACCGGCTTCGGCGACATCACGCTGGAAGGGTCGGTCGGGCGGATGCTGGCGGTGGTGATCATGATCGTCGGCGTCGGCCTCTTCCTCCGGCTGATACAGACCATCTTCCGCCCCAACAAGGTGCGCTATCCCTGTCCCGACTGCGGCCTCAGCCGCCACGACTCGGACGCCGTGCACTGCAAACACTGCGGCCGCACCCTCCACATCGAAACCGAGGGCGACTGA
- a CDS encoding YbaK/EbsC family protein, which produces MDSIGVLSRDSVRRVRDALAAAGSPAHVIALAATARSAEDAAAAIRCDLGAIVKSLVFVIGVRPVMALIAGNRRCVERALPAALGIDGKVRRANADTVRAATGFAIGGVSPVGLAHPLPTAIDASLGRFATVYAAAGHPQCVFATSLNELARLTGGVVCTAIAKDP; this is translated from the coding sequence ATGGATAGCATCGGTGTTCTCAGCCGCGATTCGGTGCGGCGCGTGCGGGACGCGCTGGCGGCGGCCGGGTCGCCGGCGCACGTCATCGCGCTCGCCGCCACCGCCCGCAGCGCCGAGGACGCCGCCGCCGCCATCCGCTGCGACCTCGGCGCCATCGTCAAGTCGCTGGTGTTCGTGATCGGCGTCCGGCCGGTCATGGCGTTGATTGCTGGCAATCGCCGCTGCGTGGAGCGCGCCCTGCCCGCCGCTCTCGGGATCGACGGCAAAGTCCGGCGGGCCAACGCCGACACCGTGCGCGCAGCAACCGGATTCGCCATCGGCGGCGTCTCCCCGGTCGGTCTCGCGCATCCGCTGCCGACCGCCATCGACGCCAGCCTCGGCCGCTTCGCCACCGTCTACGCCGCTGCCGGCCACCCGCAATGCGTGTTCGCAACCAGCTTGAACGAACTGGCGCGGCTCACCGGCGGCGTCGTCTGCACAGCCATCGCCAAAGACCCTTGA
- a CDS encoding ABC-F family ATP-binding cassette domain-containing protein has translation MSVVKGDRLCLVGRNGSGKSTLLKVNAGLIAADRGERFVQPGATIRYLPQEPNLAGHETTLAYVEAGLAPGDDPHRARHLLEQPGLEGNEDPATLSGGEARRAALARDLAPEHDILLLDEPTNHLDLAAIEWLEMTAAGGRSALVTISHDRRFLEDLARATLWISRGVVRSLDRNFREFEDWRDDLLEITLRNAYLKPGCLPFPCSSHISDHLTRLIHDAPFQGLADVA, from the coding sequence ATGTCCGTAGTCAAGGGTGACCGGCTGTGTCTGGTCGGGCGCAACGGCTCGGGCAAGTCCACGCTGCTCAAGGTCAATGCGGGGCTGATCGCGGCCGACCGCGGCGAGCGCTTCGTTCAGCCAGGCGCGACCATACGATACCTGCCGCAGGAACCGAACCTTGCCGGGCACGAGACGACCCTCGCCTATGTGGAAGCCGGTCTCGCGCCCGGCGACGATCCGCACCGCGCCCGCCATCTGCTCGAACAACCCGGCCTTGAAGGCAACGAGGATCCGGCCACGCTCTCGGGCGGCGAGGCGAGGCGCGCCGCCCTCGCACGCGACCTCGCCCCCGAGCACGACATCCTGCTGCTCGACGAGCCGACCAACCATCTCGATCTCGCTGCGATCGAGTGGCTGGAGATGACGGCGGCGGGCGGCCGCTCGGCCCTGGTTACCATCAGCCACGACCGGCGGTTTCTGGAAGACCTGGCGCGCGCGACGCTGTGGATCAGCCGCGGCGTCGTCCGAAGTCTCGACCGCAACTTCCGCGAGTTCGAGGACTGGCGCGACGATCTCCTTGAGATTACTTTGCGGAACGCTTATCTGAAACCCGGGTGTCTTCCGTTCCCCTGCTCGAGCCATATATCTGACCACCTAACCCGTCTTATTCATGACGCCCCTTTTCAGGGGCTGGCGGATGTAGCGTAA